A single window of Watersipora subatra chromosome 9, tzWatSuba1.1, whole genome shotgun sequence DNA harbors:
- the LOC137404085 gene encoding glutamine-rich protein 2-like has translation MDAQAKQRQRLRYYQLPGDTKQNELAEDGLVEDGLAEDGLAEDGLAEDGLAEYGLGEDWLAENGLAEDGLAEDGLAEDELAEDGLAEDGLQRMGLQRMGLQRMGLQRVDLQRMGLQRMSLERMGLQRMGLQRMGLQRVGLLRKGLQRMGLQSMGLQRMGLQRMGLQRMSLQRMGLQRMGLQRMSLQRLGLQRMSLQRMGLQRMGLQRMGLQRMGLQRMGLQRMGLQRMGLQRMGLQRMGLQRMGLQRMGLQRMGLQRMGLQRMGLQRMGLQRMGLQRMGLQRMGLQRMGLQRMGLQRMSLQTGSSEFVKGSFRYENKRFLQLSFNHNPYGY, from the exons ATGGATGCGCAGGCAAAACAAAGGCAGAGGCTACGCTATTATCAGCTACCAGGAGATACAAAA CAAAATGAGCTTGCAGAGGATGGGCTTGTGGAGGATGGGCTTGCAGAGGATGGGCTTGCAGAGGATGGGCTTGCAGAGGATGGGCTTGCAGAGTATGGGCTTGGAGAGGATTGGCTTGCAGAGAATGGGCTTGCAGAGGATGGGCTTGCAGAGGATGGGCTTGCAGAGGATGAGCTTGCAGAGGATGGGCTTGCAGAGGATGGATTGCAGAGGATGGGCTTGCAGAGGATGGGCTTGCAGAGGATGGGCTTGCAGAGGGTGGACTTGCAGAGGATGGGCTTGCAGAGGATGAGCTTGGAGAGGATGGGCTTGCAGAGGATGGGCTTGCAGAGAATGGGCTTGCAGAGGGTGGGCTTGCTGAGGAAGGGCTTGCAGAGGATGGGCTTGCAGAGTATGGGCTTGCAGAGGATGGGCTTGCAGAGGATGGGCTTGCAGAGGATGAGCTTGCAGAGGATGGGCTTGCAGAGGATGGGCTTGCAGAGGATGAGCTTGCAGAGGTTGGGCTTGCAGAGAATGAGCTTGCAGAGGATGGGCTTGCAGAGGATGGGCTTGCAGAGGATGGGCTTGCAGAGGATGGGCTTGCAGAGGATGGGCTTGCAGAGGATGGGCTTGCAGAGGATGGGCTTGCAGAGGATGGGCTTGCAGAGGATGGGCTTGCAGAGGATGGGCTTGCAGAGGATGGGCTTGCAGAGGATGGGCTTGCAGAGGATGGGCTTGCAGAGGATGGGCTTGCAGAGGATGGGCTTGCAGAGGATGGGCTTGCAGAGGATGGGCTTGCAGAGGATGGGCTTGCAGAGGATGGGCTTGCAGAGGATGGGCTTGCAGAGAATGAGCTTGCAGACGGGCTCAAGCGAGTTTGTAAAGGGCTCATTTAGATATGAAAACAAACGATTCCTTCAACTATCATTCAACCATAATCCTTATGGTTATTGA